In a single window of the Leptospira barantonii genome:
- a CDS encoding MinD/ParA family protein — translation MDQATHLRKLTEGNTSLKVLSSRKPTTKIIAIASGKGGVGKSTISVNLAISMARAGQKVLVFDGDLGLANVNVILGIIPKYNLYHVVKGHKSLKDIIIQTPEGVDIIAGASGYSQLANLNDTQRNSLIKGFSELDNYDIMIIDTGAGISSNVIGLTLPADDVIVITTPEPTAITDSYGLIKAIVSQSRDKNLKMVVNRVRSAIEGKKVADRVIDISGQFLEVKVENLGFIFQDEEVEKSIREQKPYIINSPKSKAAACLNRITYSLLNQEMEPLEDAGISGFFKKFFNFMDVRDKELDKSDEE, via the coding sequence ATGGACCAGGCGACTCATTTACGGAAACTCACCGAGGGGAACACGAGTCTAAAAGTTCTGTCATCCAGAAAGCCCACGACAAAGATCATCGCGATCGCGTCCGGGAAGGGAGGAGTTGGAAAGAGTACCATCTCCGTGAACCTCGCTATCTCTATGGCTCGCGCCGGTCAAAAAGTCCTCGTGTTCGACGGGGACTTGGGGCTTGCCAACGTTAACGTCATTCTCGGGATCATTCCCAAATACAATCTCTATCACGTGGTCAAAGGCCACAAGAGCCTCAAAGACATCATCATCCAGACTCCGGAAGGTGTGGACATCATCGCGGGGGCTTCGGGATATTCTCAGCTTGCGAACCTAAACGACACGCAGAGAAATTCCCTCATCAAGGGTTTTTCCGAATTAGACAATTATGATATTATGATCATCGATACCGGCGCCGGAATCAGCTCCAACGTCATCGGTTTGACCCTTCCTGCGGACGACGTCATCGTCATCACCACGCCCGAGCCGACCGCGATCACGGATTCGTACGGACTCATCAAAGCGATCGTTTCCCAAAGCCGAGATAAGAATCTCAAGATGGTTGTGAACCGGGTTCGAAGCGCGATCGAAGGGAAGAAGGTCGCGGACCGAGTCATCGACATCAGCGGACAATTCCTCGAAGTAAAGGTGGAAAACCTAGGATTCATCTTTCAAGACGAAGAAGTCGAGAAAAGTATCCGGGAACAAAAGCCTTACATCATCAATTCTCCCAAAAGCAAGGCCGCGGCTTGTCTGAACCGCATAACGTATTCTCTTTTAAATCAGGAAATGGAACCGTTGGAAGACGCCGGTATCAGCGGATTCTTCAAAAAGTTTTTCAACTTTATGGACGTCCGGGACAAAGAGCTCGATAAGAGCGACGAAGAATAA
- the flhA gene encoding flagellar biosynthesis protein FlhA, translated as MEKKWWNQSDIILGVGAVAIVAMLVIPLPGFILDILIIVSLAIGLLVLLTALSVNEPADFSIFPSLLLITTLYRLALNVSTTRQILSKGPAINSHVIDAFGSFIIGSESGLSKYVVGFIIFIILVLVQVLVITKGATRISEVAARFTLDALPGKQMAIDMELSSGNINEEEAKKRRKKIEAEVDFYGSMDGASKFVQGDVRAGLIITAINLLGGIVIGASIRGESFSQAIETYGKFTIGDGLVSQIPALLTTVATGIIVTRSGSESDLATQFKSQLFSNSKVLYVVAGSLGFAAFIPGLPFIPLVLLSAGIAYLGYSLEQTVKEQLESIEKKEKESGQDRKPKDFYEELRTDPIEIEVGYHLIPLVDASQGGALLDQISNLRKKFAQDNGVVIPPVRILDNLDLNPDTYSIKINGTEVGASTVKPDKLMALNTSPGTAEAIQGEDFLEPSFGQKAKWISSEDKSEAEAKGYTVVDASTVVVTHLKELLATHASTLLGREEVKKLLDHYKASYPTLIGELDADKPGNLGIIQQVLQNLLREGLGIRNLVPILESIANNLQKYQNPYILTELVRQSISRTVVRDYLSMDGKLRVITLESRILDRLNKSIAQDRIENRDVLSLPPDFYRRLIDSVAELYRNFRTEGKFPIFVVNREVRLPFSYLLAKEFPPRNFGVLAYEEIHSSVDSVIEAELKLPQTQTATAGVGEEA; from the coding sequence ATGGAAAAGAAGTGGTGGAATCAGTCAGACATTATTTTGGGAGTCGGGGCCGTGGCGATCGTCGCTATGCTCGTCATTCCTTTACCCGGATTTATATTAGATATTTTGATTATTGTAAGTTTGGCGATCGGGCTTCTCGTTCTTTTAACCGCTCTTTCGGTCAACGAACCCGCCGACTTTTCGATCTTTCCGAGTTTGTTGTTGATCACTACTTTGTATCGACTCGCACTCAACGTTTCGACCACGAGACAAATTCTTTCCAAGGGCCCCGCGATCAATAGCCACGTCATCGATGCTTTCGGTTCGTTTATCATCGGAAGCGAGTCCGGTCTTTCCAAGTATGTGGTCGGATTTATCATCTTCATCATCCTCGTTTTGGTGCAGGTCTTGGTGATCACAAAGGGTGCGACTCGGATCTCGGAAGTTGCGGCTCGATTCACATTGGATGCCTTACCCGGCAAGCAGATGGCCATTGATATGGAACTTTCCTCCGGAAACATCAACGAGGAAGAAGCCAAAAAAAGAAGAAAGAAGATCGAAGCCGAAGTCGACTTTTACGGTTCCATGGATGGAGCGAGTAAGTTCGTTCAAGGGGACGTTCGAGCGGGGCTCATCATCACCGCCATAAACCTGTTAGGCGGGATCGTGATCGGTGCTTCGATTCGGGGAGAATCTTTTTCTCAGGCCATTGAAACCTACGGTAAGTTCACCATCGGGGACGGACTCGTTTCGCAAATCCCGGCGCTTTTGACTACGGTTGCAACGGGTATCATCGTTACACGTTCCGGTTCCGAATCGGATCTCGCGACTCAGTTCAAGAGCCAACTCTTCAGCAATTCTAAGGTGCTCTATGTCGTTGCGGGAAGTTTGGGTTTTGCCGCTTTCATTCCGGGGCTTCCGTTTATTCCACTCGTTCTTCTTTCCGCGGGAATCGCTTATCTCGGATATTCTCTGGAACAGACCGTCAAAGAACAACTCGAGTCGATCGAGAAAAAGGAAAAAGAATCCGGTCAAGATCGCAAGCCCAAGGATTTTTACGAAGAACTCAGAACTGATCCGATCGAAATCGAAGTCGGTTATCATCTCATTCCGTTAGTCGACGCTTCCCAAGGTGGGGCGCTTCTGGATCAGATCAGCAACCTGCGTAAGAAGTTTGCTCAGGACAACGGGGTTGTCATTCCTCCAGTGAGAATATTAGACAATCTTGATCTAAATCCGGATACGTATTCGATCAAGATCAACGGAACCGAAGTCGGGGCCTCTACCGTGAAGCCGGATAAGCTCATGGCGCTCAACACGAGCCCGGGAACTGCGGAAGCGATTCAAGGAGAGGATTTCCTCGAACCTTCCTTCGGTCAAAAGGCGAAGTGGATTTCTTCCGAGGACAAGTCCGAAGCGGAAGCGAAAGGTTATACGGTCGTCGACGCTTCCACGGTCGTCGTCACACACTTGAAAGAACTTCTCGCCACACACGCGTCCACCTTGCTCGGAAGGGAAGAAGTTAAAAAACTTCTGGATCATTACAAGGCGAGTTATCCGACTCTTATCGGAGAACTCGACGCGGACAAACCCGGCAACTTGGGAATCATTCAACAGGTTCTTCAAAATCTTCTACGAGAAGGTTTGGGAATTAGAAACCTCGTTCCTATTTTGGAATCGATCGCGAACAATCTTCAAAAGTATCAGAACCCGTACATTCTCACGGAACTTGTGCGTCAGTCGATCTCCAGAACCGTCGTTCGCGATTATCTTTCCATGGACGGTAAGCTCCGAGTCATAACGCTCGAAAGTAGAATTCTCGACCGACTCAACAAGTCGATCGCTCAGGATCGAATCGAAAATCGGGACGTTCTTTCTTTACCGCCCGATTTTTACAGAAGGCTCATCGACAGCGTGGCCGAACTCTATCGCAATTTTAGAACGGAAGGAAAGTTTCCTATCTTTGTCGTGAACCGGGAAGTGCGTCTGCCGTTCTCGTATCTTCTCGCAAAAGAATTTCCTCCGCGTAACTTCGGGGTTCTCGCTTACGAGGAGATTCATTCTTCCGTAGATTCGGTGATCGAAGCCGAACTCAAACTTCCTCAGACACAGACCGCGACTGCGGGAGTCGGGGAAGAAGCATGA
- the whiG gene encoding RNA polymerase sigma factor WhiG: MSKKYEKYNQQDETELWKSYRDTKDQDIRSYLVEKYSPLVKHVAGRIAIGMPQNVEFDDLVSYGVFGLLDAIEKFDPERLIKFKTYAMTRIRGSIFDELRSIDWIPRSIRQKAKQLEQIIGMLENKEGQQVDDDAIAKELGISMEEYNSLLTKISGTSLVSLNDIWFLGDENDEVSFMETLESPMNMNPDTIIEKEEIKNVIVEAIKTLPEKEKKVIVLYYYEDLTLKEIGEVLEVTESRISQLHTRAVSRLRSKLGKVKSVISRK; encoded by the coding sequence ATGTCCAAAAAATATGAGAAATATAACCAGCAGGATGAGACGGAACTATGGAAATCCTATCGGGATACCAAAGATCAGGACATCCGATCCTACCTTGTGGAGAAATATTCTCCGTTAGTCAAACACGTCGCCGGTAGAATCGCGATCGGAATGCCGCAGAATGTGGAATTCGACGATCTTGTATCTTACGGAGTCTTCGGACTGTTAGACGCGATCGAAAAATTCGATCCTGAAAGACTTATTAAATTCAAAACATACGCTATGACTCGAATCCGAGGAAGTATCTTCGACGAACTTCGCTCGATCGACTGGATTCCAAGATCGATCCGTCAAAAAGCGAAACAACTCGAACAGATTATCGGAATGTTGGAGAACAAAGAAGGCCAGCAAGTCGACGACGACGCGATCGCAAAAGAACTCGGAATCTCTATGGAAGAGTACAATTCTCTTCTTACCAAAATCAGCGGAACCTCTCTCGTATCGTTGAACGACATCTGGTTTCTCGGAGACGAAAACGACGAAGTGTCCTTTATGGAAACTCTCGAATCTCCGATGAATATGAATCCGGATACGATCATCGAGAAGGAAGAGATCAAGAACGTGATCGTGGAAGCGATCAAAACCCTTCCCGAAAAGGAAAAGAAAGTAATCGTATTGTATTATTATGAAGATCTAACGTTAAAGGAAATCGGAGAAGTTTTGGAAGTAACAGAATCCAGAATCTCTCAGCTTCATACAAGAGCGGTTTCCAGACTGAGAAGTAAACTCGGTAAAGTAAAGTCCGTCATTTCTCGCAAGTAA
- a CDS encoding EscU/YscU/HrcU family type III secretion system export apparatus switch protein translates to MGRIGKFFTITKGFFQQLEFFPPQLVVPPTNELAIASNAVDFRIDLQLFAAEDEGRTEPGSERRRREEREKGNVPKSPELPAAVVLLAGVILVYLMGEYFFMRTFYILRKYIHGVGQRTDISPESVTELLKTASTDLFTLLWPLLGITLVGAVIGNVAQVGFIFAPRALSFNFSRIQPNFKKVLPTRQTLFNLGKSLAKVALIGWVSYIIISKDFFPILLSGEMGLEQAVALVMSSSFKIFLFVGIILLAISIVDYLYQRYEYEESLKMTPSEAKREAKESDGDRSLQARRRQLARDMMNKRKMLAKVPEADVVITNPTHFAVALEYKPGIHKAPIVIAKGVDDFALLIIRIARENGVPTVEDRLQARGLYEEVELGAEVPQQFYRAIATILSRLESFRRAV, encoded by the coding sequence GTGGGAAGGATCGGGAAATTTTTCACTATCACAAAGGGCTTCTTTCAGCAACTCGAATTTTTTCCCCCTCAACTTGTCGTACCTCCGACAAATGAGCTTGCGATTGCGTCTAACGCGGTCGATTTCAGGATCGATCTCCAACTTTTCGCGGCGGAAGACGAAGGCCGAACCGAACCAGGGTCCGAACGAAGAAGAAGGGAAGAAAGAGAAAAAGGAAACGTTCCTAAATCTCCGGAACTTCCGGCCGCAGTCGTCTTGCTCGCGGGAGTGATTCTCGTGTATCTCATGGGAGAATATTTTTTCATGAGAACGTTTTACATTCTTCGCAAATACATCCACGGCGTGGGACAAAGAACCGATATCAGTCCCGAATCTGTGACCGAACTTTTGAAAACGGCGTCCACGGATCTTTTCACTCTTTTGTGGCCCTTGCTCGGAATCACACTCGTCGGCGCGGTGATCGGAAACGTAGCTCAAGTTGGATTTATCTTTGCACCGAGGGCGCTCAGTTTTAATTTCAGTAGAATTCAGCCCAACTTCAAGAAGGTCCTGCCGACACGTCAGACGCTCTTTAACCTCGGTAAGTCTCTCGCGAAGGTGGCTCTTATCGGTTGGGTTTCCTACATCATCATCAGTAAGGATTTTTTTCCGATTCTTCTTTCGGGAGAAATGGGACTCGAACAAGCGGTCGCTCTTGTGATGAGCAGTTCGTTCAAAATCTTTTTGTTCGTGGGAATCATTCTTCTCGCGATCAGCATCGTGGATTATCTGTATCAAAGATACGAATATGAAGAATCCTTAAAAATGACTCCTTCCGAAGCGAAGAGAGAAGCGAAGGAATCCGACGGGGACCGTTCTCTCCAAGCAAGGAGAAGGCAACTCGCGCGCGACATGATGAACAAACGCAAGATGCTCGCGAAGGTTCCCGAAGCCGACGTGGTGATCACAAACCCGACGCACTTCGCGGTCGCACTCGAATACAAACCCGGAATTCACAAGGCTCCGATCGTGATCGCAAAGGGTGTGGACGATTTCGCATTATTGATTATCAGAATCGCAAGAGAGAACGGGGTTCCCACAGTGGAAGACCGTCTTCAAGCGAGAGGCCTTTACGAGGAAGTGGAACTCGGCGCGGAAGTTCCTCAACAATTCTATCGCGCGATCGCGACGATTCTCTCTCGTTTGGAATCTTTCCGGAGAGCCGTGTAA
- the fliQ gene encoding flagellar biosynthesis protein FliQ: MTELDAMTLIRDALYITLKISSPILLTALVVGLIIGILQTTTSIQEPTIAFVPKLVAIFIVIVIFSSWMIQTMTDYTRNLFLMIEKF, translated from the coding sequence ATGACGGAACTCGACGCGATGACTTTGATCCGGGACGCTCTTTATATCACTTTGAAAATTTCGTCACCGATTCTTTTAACGGCTCTTGTCGTGGGGCTTATCATAGGAATTTTGCAAACCACAACTTCGATTCAGGAGCCTACGATCGCGTTTGTTCCCAAGTTGGTCGCGATTTTTATCGTGATCGTGATCTTTTCCTCGTGGATGATCCAAACGATGACGGATTATACGCGGAATCTGTTTTTGATGATCGAGAAGTTTTAG
- the fliO gene encoding flagellar biosynthetic protein FliO, which yields MFGAFRAADGKVFSSVLAIFLIFNIAFVSLSAQSERELMDEALKKELGQSPSSKDEKKSSDSGEKKTDSSSTSGTTGNAGAKTPASETQTAPNPVEERYRPSDEGPGIAGTLFRVVFILGLLCAALYYILKYVSKNREGRLPVRGEMNVLSSLMLGQNKQLQIVEISGKLLVLGVADNGINLITEIEDPEVKHRILQKKESFQPPEGGFLVTVLEQIKDLNSRISGTQEGPPDTGEKGGANREEKRRQARKKLDELKEKTSSLESGLFDLR from the coding sequence ATTTTCGGGGCCTTCCGAGCGGCGGACGGGAAAGTTTTCTCATCCGTTCTTGCGATATTTCTTATATTCAATATTGCTTTTGTTTCCCTATCGGCTCAATCCGAAAGGGAGCTTATGGACGAGGCCCTCAAAAAAGAATTGGGTCAATCTCCTTCCTCCAAGGACGAAAAGAAAAGTTCGGATTCGGGAGAAAAGAAGACCGATTCTTCCTCGACCTCCGGCACGACCGGAAATGCGGGCGCAAAAACTCCCGCATCGGAAACCCAAACCGCACCGAACCCGGTTGAGGAAAGATACCGTCCGAGCGACGAGGGGCCCGGTATCGCAGGAACCCTGTTTCGAGTCGTTTTTATATTAGGACTTCTTTGTGCGGCACTTTATTATATTCTAAAATACGTATCTAAGAATCGGGAAGGAAGACTTCCGGTTCGAGGCGAGATGAACGTTCTTTCGAGTCTGATGCTCGGGCAGAACAAACAACTCCAGATCGTGGAGATTTCGGGAAAACTGTTGGTTCTCGGAGTCGCGGACAACGGGATCAATCTGATTACGGAGATCGAAGATCCGGAAGTAAAACACAGAATTCTTCAGAAGAAAGAAAGCTTTCAACCGCCCGAAGGCGGATTTTTAGTAACGGTCCTCGAGCAAATCAAGGACTTGAATTCTCGGATTTCCGGAACCCAAGAGGGTCCGCCGGATACGGGCGAGAAGGGCGGGGCTAATCGGGAAGAAAAACGAAGGCAGGCCCGCAAGAAGTTGGATGAACTCAAAGAAAAAACAAGCTCGCTCGAAAGCGGGCTTTTCGATTTGAGATAG
- the fliR gene encoding flagellar biosynthetic protein FliR → MEYFINHFQVFLLILSRLMGLLSVAPIFSYPSISVPQKMIFSFLVAVILFPVTAGFLPPVPGDMGSYGLVVIAEALIGMLLGFLISLIFASFQMAGEFFNVQLGFGYAEILDPVTQTSLPVISTLKNLLGMLLFLTLGAYRIMFESLAYSFEKIQVLRFTPEIQNGIYKAMEDAVGAMFLVAFKLSLPVLGIILLVTVSEALMGKAAPQLNILQLSFPIKVSIGLIVMIFITPYLISQMGAAFDLSFDKVNLMLQEWPK, encoded by the coding sequence ATGGAATACTTTATCAATCATTTTCAAGTGTTTCTGCTGATCCTTTCGAGATTGATGGGACTTTTGTCCGTTGCGCCCATCTTTTCGTATCCTTCGATCAGCGTTCCCCAAAAAATGATTTTTTCCTTTTTGGTTGCGGTGATTCTCTTTCCGGTCACTGCGGGCTTTTTGCCTCCCGTTCCTGGAGATATGGGGAGTTACGGACTTGTCGTGATTGCCGAAGCCTTGATCGGAATGCTTCTCGGTTTTTTGATCAGTTTGATCTTTGCCTCCTTTCAGATGGCCGGAGAATTTTTCAACGTCCAGCTCGGTTTCGGTTATGCGGAAATTTTGGATCCTGTGACTCAGACCAGTTTACCCGTAATCAGCACTCTTAAAAATCTTTTGGGTATGTTGCTTTTTCTTACGTTAGGCGCCTATCGAATCATGTTCGAAAGTCTTGCGTATTCTTTTGAAAAGATTCAGGTTCTTCGTTTTACGCCGGAAATTCAAAACGGAATCTATAAGGCGATGGAAGATGCGGTGGGTGCGATGTTTCTCGTCGCGTTCAAGTTGTCTCTTCCCGTTCTCGGAATCATTCTTCTTGTCACGGTCTCCGAGGCGCTTATGGGGAAGGCCGCGCCACAGCTCAATATTTTGCAGTTATCCTTTCCGATCAAGGTGAGCATCGGCTTGATCGTGATGATCTTTATCACTCCGTATTTGATTTCTCAGATGGGAGCGGCCTTTGATCTTTCTTTTGATAAGGTCAATCTCATGCTTCAGGAGTGGCCGAAATGA
- the flhF gene encoding flagellar biosynthesis protein FlhF, giving the protein MEFAKIRGKSYQDCLMEMKMKYGSEATVISQTVVTEGGVMGTGLLAKKMIEIQIGIPEKQASREKIERKLQDLKDLLKQKSYAAPERKKTLHTLKPLSRTLEEKESATALAEDSWEIEDITTEPERGVGLSFEKELFDKNVSGRRENSPVRGRKDSPLTRLGEKWVREGMSQAYVDEILSKVEERLSPIDQGRNHAVSERAIEILKERVSVDSDLFRGTGKNQRKVVFLVGPTGSGKTTSVAKLAAKYFLHMGRSVSLYTTDNYRIAAIEQLKRYADTMGMPFYPVKDIKKFKETLARDGSELILIDTAGYSHRNLEQLERMNSLLSCFGEKDSVENLLVLSATSSYHHTSTVLKAYESLNYRRILLTKLDEADFLGGFLELADTYSKSFTYYSVGQEVPFDILPADKNLMAECVVTPEKIAELRGEVFTVAGG; this is encoded by the coding sequence ATGGAATTCGCTAAAATTCGCGGTAAAAGTTACCAAGACTGTTTGATGGAAATGAAGATGAAATACGGATCGGAAGCGACCGTGATTTCTCAAACCGTCGTGACCGAAGGTGGTGTGATGGGAACCGGTCTTCTCGCTAAGAAGATGATCGAAATCCAGATCGGAATTCCGGAAAAACAAGCCTCCCGAGAAAAGATAGAACGTAAACTTCAGGATCTAAAAGATCTTTTAAAACAAAAGTCTTACGCGGCTCCGGAAAGAAAGAAAACTCTTCATACCTTAAAACCTCTTTCCAGAACCTTGGAAGAAAAAGAATCCGCGACCGCGCTTGCGGAGGATTCTTGGGAGATCGAAGACATTACCACCGAACCCGAAAGAGGAGTCGGTCTTTCCTTCGAGAAAGAACTTTTTGACAAAAACGTTTCCGGTCGCAGGGAAAATTCCCCCGTTCGCGGGAGGAAGGATTCTCCCTTAACCCGTCTGGGTGAAAAATGGGTTCGGGAAGGAATGAGCCAAGCGTATGTGGATGAGATTCTTTCCAAGGTGGAAGAAAGACTTTCCCCGATCGATCAAGGTCGTAACCACGCAGTGTCCGAAAGAGCGATCGAAATTCTGAAAGAAAGAGTGAGCGTAGATTCCGATCTTTTCCGAGGAACGGGGAAAAATCAGAGGAAGGTTGTCTTTCTTGTCGGACCTACCGGTTCCGGTAAAACGACAAGCGTCGCAAAACTTGCGGCGAAGTACTTCCTACACATGGGAAGATCCGTGTCGCTTTATACGACAGACAACTATAGAATCGCGGCGATCGAACAACTCAAACGTTACGCAGACACAATGGGAATGCCGTTTTACCCGGTTAAAGACATAAAAAAATTCAAGGAAACTCTTGCCCGAGACGGGTCGGAACTGATCCTCATCGACACTGCGGGTTACAGTCATCGTAACCTCGAACAACTCGAAAGGATGAATTCTTTGCTGTCTTGTTTCGGAGAAAAAGACTCGGTGGAAAATCTTCTTGTCCTTTCCGCCACTTCTTCCTACCATCATACAAGTACGGTATTGAAAGCCTATGAGTCTTTAAACTACCGAAGAATTCTCCTCACGAAACTCGACGAGGCAGATTTTTTAGGTGGTTTTCTCGAACTGGCCGATACATACTCTAAGAGTTTCACATACTACAGCGTGGGTCAGGAGGTTCCTTTCGATATTCTTCCTGCCGATAAAAACCTGATGGCCGAATGTGTGGTGACTCCGGAGAAAATTGCAGAGCTGAGAGGAGAAGTATTCACCGTCGCAGGTGGCTGA
- the fliP gene encoding flagellar type III secretion system pore protein FliP (The bacterial flagellar biogenesis protein FliP forms a type III secretion system (T3SS)-type pore required for flagellar assembly.), protein MRHKKFIKNITWILLLAAGLSLGSSFFSLEAQSSGTRIPIPNLNINVNEAKSPRETSLSLMVLFLVTILSLAPAIVMSLTSFTKIVIVLDFVRRALSIQNLPPNQVMMGLALFMTFFIMAPTLNTVNERALTPYLEGKIDTNAFFEKGMVPIREFMMRQIGTSGAKDVALFLKIGKVEKVESFDDVPSYVLIPAFMLSEIKKAFWIGIIIFIPFIVIDLVVASALLSMGLMMLPPVMVSLPFKLILFVLVDGWNLIVYELVRSYK, encoded by the coding sequence ATGAGACATAAAAAATTTATAAAGAACATAACCTGGATACTCTTGCTAGCCGCAGGTTTGTCTTTGGGTTCCTCATTCTTTTCTTTGGAAGCGCAATCTTCGGGAACTCGGATTCCGATTCCGAACCTAAACATCAACGTAAACGAGGCGAAGAGTCCGAGAGAAACCAGTTTGTCTTTGATGGTTCTCTTTCTGGTCACCATTCTTTCCTTAGCGCCCGCGATCGTGATGTCCTTAACTTCTTTCACGAAGATCGTAATCGTTTTGGACTTTGTGAGAAGGGCTCTTTCGATTCAAAACCTTCCACCGAACCAGGTGATGATGGGACTCGCGCTTTTTATGACCTTCTTTATCATGGCGCCGACATTGAACACCGTGAACGAACGGGCCTTAACTCCGTATCTCGAAGGTAAGATCGATACGAACGCGTTTTTCGAAAAGGGAATGGTTCCCATCCGAGAATTTATGATGCGTCAGATCGGAACCTCGGGCGCAAAGGACGTCGCATTATTTTTAAAAATCGGAAAGGTCGAAAAGGTGGAATCCTTCGACGACGTTCCTTCCTATGTTTTGATTCCCGCGTTTATGTTAAGCGAAATCAAAAAGGCCTTTTGGATAGGGATCATCATCTTCATTCCTTTTATCGTCATCGATCTCGTGGTCGCTTCCGCTCTTCTTTCCATGGGTCTTATGATGTTGCCTCCGGTTATGGTCAGTTTGCCGTTTAAGTTGATTCTATTTGTTCTCGTGGACGGATGGAATCTGATCGTTTACGAACTCGTAAGGAGTTATAAATGA
- the fliN gene encoding flagellar motor switch protein FliN — MGEGSLSQEEIDALLAGASDSFDPGAVASAAAQKDVPGMSPVDRDILSDLLASCFQVAGNTLGAVLSRSSAFLNPNVESKSRKDIESELKSGSFLLYSTLSGSVNGRVVLAMSAENAVKIANSMMGGFDSGELDEAQMQTLRDSLTPVMGALISQISTKTGGGVNGSPSETRNVTSPAALVLPDGESIVRVFFNLTIESIPSFRVQFLLSLSTAADLLNLYRRSGSAGGDMGGMGMGGMGGMGMSAGSMSVKSVAFPNLGTASGASNTPNLNLLMDVQMSVTVELGRTKMYIKDILGLGEGSIIELDKLAGEPVDLLVNGKLIAKGEVVVIDENFGVRVTDIVSPTDRIKPEGK; from the coding sequence ATGGGCGAAGGTTCCCTTTCACAGGAAGAGATAGACGCATTATTAGCCGGAGCGAGCGATTCGTTTGATCCGGGGGCGGTAGCATCTGCGGCCGCGCAAAAAGACGTTCCGGGGATGTCACCCGTGGACCGGGATATCCTGTCGGATCTTTTAGCTTCCTGTTTTCAAGTCGCCGGGAACACGTTAGGCGCCGTTCTTTCCCGATCCTCCGCATTCTTAAATCCGAACGTAGAATCCAAATCTCGTAAGGATATCGAATCCGAACTCAAGTCGGGTTCTTTTCTTTTGTATTCCACGTTATCCGGAAGCGTAAACGGTAGAGTGGTTCTCGCCATGTCCGCGGAAAACGCGGTAAAGATCGCCAACTCCATGATGGGCGGTTTTGATTCGGGAGAATTGGACGAGGCGCAGATGCAAACTCTTCGCGATTCTCTTACGCCAGTAATGGGAGCTTTGATTTCTCAGATCAGCACCAAAACCGGGGGCGGGGTCAACGGATCTCCTTCCGAAACAAGAAACGTAACTTCTCCAGCGGCCTTGGTTTTGCCGGATGGAGAAAGTATCGTTCGTGTATTTTTCAATCTTACGATCGAAAGTATTCCTTCTTTTAGAGTTCAATTCTTACTCTCCCTTTCTACGGCCGCCGATCTTTTAAACCTGTATCGTCGTTCCGGAAGTGCGGGGGGAGATATGGGCGGAATGGGAATGGGGGGCATGGGCGGAATGGGAATGTCCGCAGGTTCCATGTCCGTTAAGTCCGTTGCGTTCCCGAATCTGGGAACCGCGAGCGGCGCTTCCAACACTCCGAACTTAAACCTTCTCATGGACGTTCAGATGAGCGTCACGGTGGAACTCGGAAGAACCAAAATGTATATCAAGGACATTCTGGGTTTGGGAGAAGGTTCTATCATCGAGTTGGATAAACTCGCGGGTGAACCGGTCGATCTTTTGGTAAACGGAAAGCTGATCGCCAAGGGCGAGGTTGTGGTCATCGACGAAAACTTTGGTGTGCGCGTAACGGATATCGTAAGCCCCACCGATCGGATCAAGCCGGAGGGCAAGTGA